The Meiothermus sp. CFH 77666 genome has a window encoding:
- a CDS encoding MliC family protein, with translation MRIWMMSVLLSTLALAQPTDVVQRTYRCAGGVQVRAVYQNQFDRVGVVFNNQTYGPLFQVAAASGVKYSDGRASWWTKGSGAAEEALLMSERTGKILVQGCKPVR, from the coding sequence ATGCGAATTTGGATGATGAGCGTACTCCTTTCCACTCTGGCCCTGGCCCAGCCGACGGATGTAGTGCAGCGAACCTACCGCTGCGCTGGGGGCGTGCAGGTTCGGGCTGTTTATCAAAACCAGTTCGACCGGGTGGGGGTGGTGTTCAACAACCAGACCTACGGGCCCTTGTTCCAGGTAGCGGCAGCCTCGGGGGTCAAGTATTCCGATGGCCGCGCTTCGTGGTGGACCAAAGGCAGTGGGGCCGCCGAAGAAGCCCTCCTGATGAGCGAACGCACCGGAAAGATACTGGTTCAGGGCTGTAAGCCCGTGCGCTGA